The Gossypium arboreum isolate Shixiya-1 chromosome 4, ASM2569848v2, whole genome shotgun sequence DNA segment ACGATCTAGGATCTGAACCGGTTCCTCCTCGAATGTTAGATATGGTCTAACCTTAATCTCTTCCACAGACACAATATACGTGGGATTAGAGCGGTAGCGTCTCAGCATTGagatgtggaacacatcatgcatgCGCTCTAACTCtgaaggtagctccaactgatatacGATCAGCCCCACTCACTTTAGAATCCGGTATGGCCCAATAAACTGAGGGCTCAGCTTGCTCTTAAGACCGAAcctcagaactttcttccatagCGAACCTTAAGAAAAACCATAGCCCCTACAGAATACTCGATGTCCTTCCTCTTCAAATCAGCgtaggacttctgtctatcagaagccacTTTCAGACGATCTCGAATCAAGCGGACTTTATCTTCAGTCATTGATACCAACTCCAAACCCAGAACactcgctcacccaactcagtccaacataaaggAGTGCGACACTTATGACCGTACaacgcctcgtaaggtgccatctatatACTAGACTaatagctgttgttgtaagcgaactcagcTAGAGgtaagtactcctcccaactacctcataagtcaatcacacaactcctcaacatatcctctaatatCTTAATCACCCTCTCTAATTGACCATCTGTCTACAGATGGAAAGTAGTATTGAAATCTAATCTTGATCCCAAAGCCTCATGAAGCTTCTGCCAGAATCGAGACGTAAAACAAGGATCCCTATCAAAAATAATCGAGACAGGTACCCCATATAGCCTCATAATCTCTGAAATGTAGAGTTTTGCCAACTTTTATACGGAGAAGTCTGTCCTCACAGGGATGAAATGTGCAGTCTTAGTCAATCGGTCCACGATAACCCAAATAgagtccttcttagtgggtgttaggggcAATCCACTAACGAAGTCCACCGTTACTCGCTCTCATTTCCATATCGGTATCTTAACTGGCTGCAGTAAaccccgaaggtaactgatgctcagccttaacctgctaaaAGGTCAAACAGCGAGCAACAAAGTCGGTAACCTCACGTTTCAAGCCTGGCCACTAGTACAACTCCTGAAGATCTCGGTGCATCTTGTTCCCACCGGGATGCATAGTATATagactactatgcgcctccctTAGAATCGACTGCCTCAAATATTCATCCTTCAGTACACAGATTCGTCCTCAGAAACACAATACCCCATCATTATTAATTCCAAAATCAGTCGTAACACCATCCTCTACTTGACGAAAACGCAACTCCATAGACTTATCCCCCTTCTGTTTATCTCTGATCCCATCAATCCATGTCGGTCTAACCTGAAGTTCTGCCAACAAACTCTCATTGTCAAAAAGACTTAGTCGAGTGAACATCGCTCTCAAATCAGTCACAGACCTATGATTTAACacgtcggccaccacattggccttaccaggatggtactcaatactgtagtcataatccttaagcagttcTACTTATCGAccctgcctaaggtttaactccttctgggtgaggagatacttaaggatggtacacttctcaccatacagataatgcctccagaTCTTAAGAGCAAAGACTATTGCAACTAGCTCCAAATCATACGTCAGATAATTATCCTCATAAGTCTTGAGCTGATGAGACACATACGCaacaaccttaccatcttgcatcaggaTACAACCCAGACCCACATACGACGCATCACTGTATACTATGAAATTCTTACCAGGTTCAGGCTGGATCAGAACAGGTGCCTGAGTTAACACGGtcttaagcttctcaaagctctcctaCTGTGCATCAGTCCACACAAAAGGAACTCCTTTACGCAATAACTTAGTCATCGGTGCAGTAATCAAAGAGAACCCCTCTATGAAGCGACGATAATATCCTGCCAGCCCTAGAAAACTGCAGATTTTTGACACATTCTTCTGCTGTTTCCAACTtaacacagcctcaatcttacaAAGATCCATACGAATCCTCTCAGTAGAAGCTCAATGACCCAGAAATGTCATTTCTCGAAGCCAGAaatcacacttgttgaacttcgcatacaactctttctcacgaagaatctgtagaaccactctTAAATGCTCATCATGCTGATGCTCTGTCTTAGAGTACACCAGAATGTTATTGATGAAAACCaccacgaactgatccaagtaagGATGAAATAcatggttcatcaagtccatgaatgcagctggtgcattagtcaacccaaaaggcataactaggaacacgtaatgtccataacgagtcttaAATGCCGTCTTATACACGTCGACCTCCtttaccctcaactgatgataaccAGATTGcagatcaatcttagaaaacactaAAGCCCCTCTGAACTGATCGAACAGGTCGTCTATCCtcggaagtgggtacttattcttgatcgttaACTTCTTCAAATGACGGTaatcgatacacatcctcattgtatcgtccttcttctttacgaatagaacagctgctccccatggagacacactgggATGGGTGAACCTCCGATCCTACAACAcctgaatctgagctttaagTTCAGTCAGCTCTTTCGATGCCATTcgataaggggcgatagacaccggagctgtacccgAAAAAaactcaatcccaaattctacCTCACGATTCAGAGGTAATCCCAATAGTTCCTCTAGGAAAACATCAAAAAAATCTCTTACCGCTCGAATGTCCTTAACCGAAGAGTCTCCAGAATCAGCAACACTGATATAAGCCAAATATGCATCGCACCCCTTCCTTACTAACGTTTTTGCCACTAATGTCGATATCACATTAATCAGATAATCTCATTGTTCCCCAATCACAACTATCTCAATATCCTTCTTGGTTCTCAAAACAATCCTCTTTGTAGCACAATCCAGACTCACTCGGTGTTTgactaaccagtccatacccaaaatcaggtCAAACTCCTCAAATGGAAGctccatcagatcagccagaaataCAGTCCCTTGGGCCTCTAATGGTACATCTCTAAACAGTTTATTAACTCCAGCAGACTGCCCCAACAAACTCACCACTGTTATttcactagaagtgctctcaaACGGTAaccccaaagtctcagacaccgCACTAGCTACGTAAGAATGTGTAGAGCCTATATCTACCAATGCAAAGTAAGGTACATTAAAAATTAAGAACGTACCTATGATGATGTCCGGAACATCTCAGTCCTCACGACAACATGCAGTATAAACCAATGCAGGCTACCCCACCTCAGTCgatccagcacctctgcccgatGCTCTCTGTCCTCGGCCCATGCCGTTACCACCCCTATCCTGACCTCAGCCCCTaagtggctgctgaactaccctcgACGACCGTGCCGTCTCAGTAGtcggagcttgcatctgattagtCCTCAATGGACAATCCTTAACACGGTGCTCAGTCGATCCACATTTAAGACAGGCTCCAGTAGGcttccaacactcgcccggaTGGCATCTGTTACAGAGCTGACAAATTGCCACCCCAGTAGGTGCAACGGTAGATCTAACTCTCACGGGCCCATCAAACCTGGCATTTTTCCTAGGCCTCATCCCAGAATTTGAAGGCTCCGCATCTCTCTTAGCCTTCCCTCTGTCACGGTTTTGACGCTCAGCGCGTTTTACTTTCTCAGCAATCTTGGCCTTCTCGACCAATACAACAAACTCACgctccctctatggagctatcaCCACCCTCAAGTTATCCCTGAGGTCATCCTCAAAATGGATACAATGCTCATACTCGGTCGCCACCATACCTCATGCATAAtggctcagcctcagaaacttGACCTCATACTCAACCACTGAACGATCTCTTTGAGTAAGATTCAGGAACTCACGCCTCCTAGCGTCGATATAGCTAGCTCCCATATACTTGCTCTAGAAAGTCGTCTTAAACAGATCCCATGTCAACCGGTCGGGCTGGGTGCCCTCCTTAACCGTCAACTGCCACTGATACGCTTCATCACGAAGCAAGGAAACAGCCCTCTTAAGCTTCTGCTCAATAGAAAAATCCAAATCGTCCATAATGCATTCCgtggcctccatccagtactAGGCCACATTAGGAGCAACTCCAGTGATGCTCTTAAATACCTCAGCCCTATTGGACCGGAGTCATTTTGTAACCGATCCACGGCCCCCTGAGCTAGCgttgggcccaacgaccctctccagaatcagtaacatggcttgggacaatgcgtcgtccccagTTGCATGATCATGAGACCCTGTCCCAGATCCAGTCTCAGTAACAGGGGACACCGGCGTCTCACTAATGTCCAGATTCAGAATCGTATCAAATACGAAGGCCTCAGCTTGAGCCCCTCTACGGCCCCTACCACGGCCTTTAGTACCCTGTCCATGAGTACCACGTGAGCTCATCGTAGTTTTGAATTAATctgtattaaaaattttatgcaaatcagtttataatttttatatttcttaacaaatattttatgcagTAAAGTTATCAGATTATTCAGAGTTTGTTATCCCAAGTCATAGTTTACTACGGTTTTCAGTCTACACCACCTAGAGTGTTTCAATAAAGTAAAGTACCTACAGTAGATTCATAGCGTACATCAGTATTCCAAACAGATCCAAAACAGTATATTCTAAGCATGATATCAGACAATTCTAAACAGAGTTTCagaaacttacaggatcggcacTGGAGGTTCGGTGTACCAcgatttatcaaaaatatttcaGATCATTTTGCAAATCATTTCTTAAAAACccaatttaaaacccaaaccacagctgagttttgcaacctggccttgataccactaaatgtaaca contains these protein-coding regions:
- the LOC108459214 gene encoding uncharacterized protein LOC108459214; protein product: MTEDKVRLIRDRLKVASDRQKSYADLKRKDIEYSVGAMVFLKLELPSELERMHDVFHISMLRRYRSNPTYIVSVEEIKVRPYLTFEEEPVQILDRDVKVLYKKSIPLVKVLWRNHSTEEAT
- the LOC108459212 gene encoding uncharacterized protein LOC108459212, translating into MGRGQRASGRDIGSTHSYVASAVSETLGLPFESTSSEITVVSLLGQSAGVNKLFRDVPLEAQGTVFLADLMELPFEEFDLILGMDCVADSGDSSVKDIRAVRDFFDVFLEELLGLPLNREVEFGIEFFSGTAPVSIAPYRMASKELTELKAQIQVL